CCTTCAGAACAGCTCTTACTTCTTTCCTCCACTTTGTAATCTGACTACTGAAGAAATCCAGGAGTCTTTTACCCTTTTTGTCCAGATCTTCATTCAGTCTTGTGTATAGTTCAACATTGGTGAGAGTGGTGAAGTGTGACAATAAAAACTTTTGTGAAAAGAGAAATGGCCACTCTTTACCCACATCCAGAATGCTTGGGGAAGGCTTTGCATTGATGTATTCCCGCTGTTTGGCATAAGTGATTGCCATTAGGTCTTCTACCCTTCCTCTCTCAGTGCCCTTTAGTCCCTCTCGGCTGAATATATCCATCATCTCAAGCTTCTTTTCCACTAATGATGCTGATGTTTCCCCATCTGGATAGTCCTCTGGCTGCCAACGAACACACCCATAACTGTCGATTCTTGCACATGTAGCTACTGCTGGCTGGTCATCATCACCATCCTCATCATCTCTCTGGGTGCGTTTGTGCTTCCTCAGACGGGAAAGAGAGTTGCCTCGATTCAAATATTCTACTCTGGTTTTGAGCTGATTTATAACGCTGAAATACCCACATCCAATTAGCTCCCCCTCTTCATTTTTGTCTAAAAAGCTATTTGGATATTTTTGAGTTATAGCTTTAGCTACTACCACACACTCTCTGCGAGTAGGGTTCAAGGAATGCTCTCTCATCGCATCAACAGTGACTTTTATCAAGTGTCTGCGGTCATCCGGAGCTGGCCTCTCACCAGCATCTACTGCTCTTCTAAGAGTCAGCCTCACTTTGTTCCATGGCACCTCAAAACTGTTCACCCATGCAGAGATGGGACTGATAGATGATATGGGGCATGTGCTGGAAGAGGCAGCTGACAGTGGCTCAGACGATGAAGGGCTCAGCTGGGGATTGGAAGGACCTGCATTACACACGTATGAGTGAAAGCACAGAATAGTCAGGTGAAAATAAGGTTTGacccttaaaaaaaatatctaacaAAAGGTTTCTTAGTGGTTTACAATAGTATCAGATGTACTTAAAGGTCccctagaacatgtttttaaaagatgtaatataagtctaaggtgtctcctgaatgtgtctgtgaagtttcagctcaaaataccccatagttttttttttaataaatttttgtaactgcctattttggggcatcgtTNNNNNNNNNNNNNNNNNNNNNNNNNNNNNNNNNNNNNNNNNNNNNNNNNNNNNNNNNNNNNNNNNNNNNNNNNNNNNNNNNNNNNNNNNNNNNNNNNNNNNNNNNNNNNNNNNNNNNNNNNNNNNNNNNNNNNNNNNNNNNNNNNNNNNNNNNNNNNNNNNNNNNNNNNNNNNNNNNNNNNNNNNNNNNNNNNNNNNNNNNNNNNNNNNNNNNNNNNNNNNNNNNNNNNNNNNNNNNNNNNNNNNNNNNNNNNNNNNNNNNNNNNNNNNNNNNNNNNNNNNNNNNNNNNNNNNNNNNNNNNNNNNNNNNNNNNNNNNNNNNNNNNNNNNNNNNNNNNNNNNNNNNNNNNNNNNNNNNNNNNNNNNNNNNNNNNNNNNNNNNNNNNNNNNNNNNNNNNNNNNNNNNNNNNNNNNNNNNNNNNNNNNNNNNNNNNNNNNNNNNNNNNNNNNNNNNNNNNNNNNNNNNNNNNNNNNNNNNNNNNNNNNNNNNNNNNNNNNNNNNNNNNNNNNNNNNNNNNNNNNNNNNNNNNNNNNNNNNNNNNNNNNNNNNNNNNNNNNNNNNNNNNNNNNNNNNNNNNNNNNNNNNNNNNNNNNNNNNNNNNNNNNNNNNNNNNNNNNNNNNNNNNNNNNNNNNNNNNNNNNNNNNNNNNNNNNNNNNNNNNNNNNNNNNNNNNNNNNNNNNNNNNNNNNNNNNNNNNNNNNNNNNNNNNNNNNNNNNNNNNNNNNNNNNNNNNNNNNNNNNNNNNNNNNNNNNNNNNNNNNNNNNNNNNNNNNNNNNNNNNNNNNNNNNNNNNNNNNNNNNNNNNNNNNNNNNNNNNNNNNNNNNNNNNNNNNNNNNNNNNNNNNNNNNNNNNNNNNNNNNNNNNNNNNNNNNNNNNNNNNNNNNNNNNNNNNNNNNNNNNNNNNNNNNNNNNNNNNNNNNNNNNNNNNNNNNNNNNNNNNNNNNNNNNNNNNNNNNNNNNNNNNNNNNNNNNNNNNNNNNNNNNNNNNNNNNNNNNNNNAAAGGTTGGGAATCACTGGTTTAGATAATTTAATCTGTAAGTACTAAATAAACTATatcatagaaaaaaaataaataaataaaatcaacccTTTATGCTGGGTAGAATTAGCCCAACCTGTGTTCTGTCCTATGTTTACCCAGCCCTTGGgcaaaaaacaacccaaaatttacacatgaaaatgtgaaaggagaatgtaagaATGTAAGTGTGTAagagagtagaaatgtatgtgtgtgaaaggagaatatatgtatgtgagagagtagaaatgtatgtatgtgaaaggagaatatatgtatgtgagagagtagaaatgtatgtatgtgaaaggagaatatatgtatgtgagagagtagaaatgtacgtgtgtgagagtagaaatgtatgGATGTGAAAGaacaatgtatgtgtgtgaaaggagaatgtaagtgtgtgtgagattagaaatgtatgtatgtgaaaggagaatgtatgtatgtgagagtaaacgtgtatgtgtgtgtgaaaggagaatttatgtgtgtgagagtagaatgtatgtgtgtgagagtaaaaatgtatgtttgtgaaaggagaatgtatgtgtgtgagagtaaaaatgtatgtatgtgaaaggagaatgtatgtgtgtgagagtaaaaatgtatgtttgtgaaaggagaatgtatgtgtgtgagagtgccaGAATGAATTATGGCTTGTACGGCCCCTCATAGACAAAACTTCCCGACAGCCAACTGTCTACTTGGTGTGTTTCTGCCTTTAGAGCGTTCCTAAGAAACGCTATATACAGATCCACAATTAATATAGCTAATGcataatgtttaaattaatcTAAAGTGAAGGTCATattaacccactagtaatgattcaagtattaccaaatccttcagaaggaattactaattatttggatcagtattctaaagtgaaacgCACGATAACTCACTAGTAAtgactaaagtgttaccaaattcatcagaaggaattactatgCAAAACCTTTCATTTGAAAGAGCAACTGTACTGAAAGATTTCCTGATTATTTGAATTGTGAATGTGACACAGGGCCAAATTTACTACAGCTTACTCCAGCGCAAACCAtcttttggtgttaaaaaactactgtcagaaTTTACTAAAGACTGAAAAGGCCCAGAGAACTTTATCTGGCCCATAATCTGGCCTTTAATAGGGTGATTTAGCATTGAACATTGACTTTTGCATTGAACATTGACTTCTGCGTGTTAGTTGCACAGCATTACCTGGGCCCACCATCAAATCTGACGCTGACACTTCCCACAGATGCTGCACAGTTAATAATGCTGATTGTTGGGCGGCCAGTGACGTCGTTCTTGACTGCAATATTGGTGCTAATGGCCAGTTCACTCACACTGAGTTCAAATGATCCACTGAGTTTTCTGTTAAACTCAGAAAATGTTAGATTTCCTACATCTTGAAACTTTCAGTTTTacaaatggggacaatctctgaaggatgaataattttttttttttgtcatcataTTCAAAATAACATCTGAAGTGCTGGAATGTCCAATTACACTGTGTTTCTTATTTAAAATTTCCCAATATCTTCAAGTCTGAAttgtaatcaataaaactggttaaTTGGTAAATTACGTAATTGttacaactgcattaaaatataaacgcCACATTTTTGTTTAGTGTCGATAAAGGGGTACTTGAGCCTTACTGATGGAGTTGTGGGGGTACTTGAGGCTAAAAAGGTTGGGAATCACTGGTTTAGATAATTTAATCTGTAAGTACTAAATAAACTAtatcatagaaaaaaaaataaataaataaaatcaacccTTTATGCTGGGTAGAATTAGCCCAACCTGTGTTCTGTCCTATGTTTACCCAGCCCTTGGgcaaaaaacaacccaaaatttacacatgaaaatgtgaaaggagaatgtaagaATGTAAGTGTGTAagagagtagaaatgtatgtgtgtgaaaggagaatatatgtatgtgagagagtagaaatgtatgtatgtgaaaggagaatatatgtatgtgagagagtagaaatgtatgtatgtgaaaggagaatatgtgtatgtgagagagtagaaatgtacgtgtgtgagagtagaaatgtatgGATGTGAAAGaacaatgtatgtgtgtgaaaggagaatgtaagtgtgtgtgagattagaaatgtatgtatgtgaaaggagaatgtatgtatgtgagagtaaacgtgtatgtgtgtgtgaaaggagaatttgtgtgatgtgtgtgagagtagaatgtatgtgtgtgagagtaaaaatgtatgtttgtgaaaggagaatgtatgtgtgtgagagtaaaaatgtatgtaaagtgagaatgtatgtgtgtgaagtaaaaatgtatgtagtgagagtgtatgtgtgtgagagtaaaaatgtatgtttgtgaaaggagaatgtatgtgtgtgagagtgccaGAATGAATTATGGCTTGTACGGCCCCTCATAGACAAAACTTCCCGACAGCCAACTGTCTACTTGGTGTGTTTCTGCCTTTAGAGCGTTCCTAAGAAACGCTATATACAGATCCACAATTAATATAGCTAATGcataatgtttaaattaatcTAAAGTGAAGGTCATattaacccactagtaatgattcaagtattaccaaatccttcagaaggaattactaattatttggatcagtattctaaagtgaaacgCACGATAACTCACTAGTAAtgactaaagtgttaccaaattcatcagaaggaattactatgCAAAACCTTTCATTTGAAAGAGCAACTGTACTGAAAGATTTCCTGATTATTTGAATTGTGAATGTGACACAGGGCCAAATTTACTACAGCTTACTCCAGCGCAAACCAtcttttggtgttaaaaaactactgtcagaaTTTACTAAAGACTGAAAAGGCCCAGAGAACTTTATCTGGCCCATAATCTGGCCTTTAATAGGGTGATTTAGCATTGAACATTGACTTTTGCATTGAACATTGACTTTTGCATTGAACATTGACTTCTGCGTGTTAGTTGCACAGCATTACCTGGGCCCACCATCAAATCTGACGCTGACACTTCCCACAGATGCTGCACAGTTAATAATGCTGATTGTTGGGCGGCCAGTGACGTCGTTCTTGACTGCAATATTGGTGCTAATGGCCAGTTCACTCACACTGAGTTCAAATGATCCACTGAGTTTTCTGTGACATTAAAAATTTAGCATGTTACATTGTTCCtgaatttaattcattaatttagtTGAAACTCTACTTACATGAACCAGAAGTATTTGACTTCCCAATTTCCACGCATATTGATGAAGCCATTGGCAACTGAAAGCTTGACTCCAGTGCCAGGAACTAACCCCACTGCTGAATTGCCAAGTCCAATTTTTCCAATCTGCATCCTGTCAAGAATATTGGAAATACTATCACAATATTTTCAACAATTCAATAACTCTGTAGCTTATATAAGACCGTTGTAAGCAGGACGAAGCAGAGGGCAATGACAGTaaaggatgagagaggaccaggcctggacttgtTAATGTGTGTGTGGCAGTCGTCCATGAGGGGCTGCCgcttttactttcattttgagTTAATTTATTTTGGTTATTAAATTTATGTTGAACATTCGCTGGTTCCCGCCGCCTCCTTCCCCGAACAGCATACCATGTTGCAATCACTTTATCTTATTTGCTATATTTGTCAGTAGGGAACAACCCTAAAATGTCAACAGTGGAAAATCACTTACAATCAAGTGgagtataaaaattaaatagaaatcaGTTTCATACAATAAGAGGTCATTTTGAATATGTCAATTAAGATTAACCTCTGGAATTGCTTAGTAGGAACTTACAGGACCATGAATTAGAAGGGACATTCATCTTACCCCGTTAAACTGTATTCGACATTTCCAACAACCACATTTGCTGATCCACTTATGTCCGATAGTTTAATAGTTCCGAGTTTCTGCTGGATTGCGTCAATTCCCAACTGTCGACCTGcattcaaaacaaaataacattcaTAAGCTGTACATCAGAATGAGTGTCCTGATATATGTCTCACAAACCAAGTATAAGTAGCTACCTTcagcaaattattatttttttctctcagtcTCTATCCAAAGTTCATAGTCATACTATTACTGTTTAAGCAAATACTTAAGATCCTAAGATTGAATCATTCTAGCAGTGATTAATATGTTTCTTGTATGTTGTATGTGTGGCAACAACTTCTTTACCCATAACTGATGTAACGGCTGGACCAATCAGACACGAAtgattcattatatttaaagaaCAATCCAGCAAACTGTGTTAGAGTTCCATGTGTTACACCATCCCCCGAAACTACAACGGTGGTTTACGACTCTAAACTCACTTGAATCAGGCCGTAGGAAAAACCCATAGCCCTTAAAAGACTTAAAAACTGGAACTGGCACTGTTTTtgttctgtaagttgaatagggcaggtgtaggacatacagcataagctttttgaagaatacaaaagcGCAGTTTTGGCGGAaacacttggaaggcgatcatttgtttatataaagcatatacatttacatttttttcgaaaatgaccgatcgtttcgctagataagacccttattactcatctggtatcgtttaaaggcctttgaagctgcagtgaaactgtaattttgaccttcaaccgtatggaggccattgaagtccactataaggagaataatcctggaacgttttcatcaaaaaccttcatttcttttcgactgaagaaagaaggacatggacatcttggatgacatgggggtgagtaaattatcaggaaaattgtaattgaaagtgaactaatcctttatctTTTGTAAAAGCTTTACgaagcataaatagtccttaCTTTAGCTCACAGAGACAGAGCAAAAGAAAGAAGGCCAAACTCTACAtacacatgatcacatgatgtCAATTCAGAGTTTTACCTAGAGCTTTTTTGAACCACTATGATTACAAGTTTTTGTTCTATGGTAACAGTTACAAACATTCTCTTTTTTTAATTCCAAAGAGTTACAAGAAGTCTTGTTTTGCTTTCTTACCGTACTCAAGCCCCTTCTGAGTCAGTGTGACTTTAACTCCTGCACTGCTGTCTGTAGCCACTGAGACCAGGTTCACAAGAACCAGAACACACCAGAGGAACATCATATTCAATCTCACCTATGAGAAACATATATCATAAGCATAAAAAAAGGTGTTATACTTTCCTGGTCATTCCTTTGGTTTGGGTCTTTTTTAACTGAAAagtttaatttctacattttccTTTTGGTGCTTAGATTAGTCTTTAAAGTTTACAGTTAGGAATTTAGTTGTGTTTAGTTCTTTTGTTTGTCACCACACTTGCTTATTTGACTTGTACAGTTGTTATTTGTGGATTATGAATACTTGTAGATATTAATTTACAACTTCTTCTTTTTCTCCATTGTGCTCATTGCACTTTATATAATACATACCCTTTTCTTTCATGgtattatatgtattatttagCCAGTGAGCTTTGGATCATTATCATGCTGCTGTAATTTTTCACTTTTATAATGCTTATGGAGACTGGGAGTCATCATGTCAACCAGTATGTTTGTATATCCACATCTATAAATGTCACCTCCCCAATAAACTCTGGATATGTGTAGCCGTATATGATCAGACAGAAATCTGTAGTTTCAGCAGTAAAAAGTGGCAATGAATTACTCCCTCAGTAAAGGCGTAATTCAAgctacttttattcagcaagaacatCAAAGATTTTTAACAGTGtcacaaaagattctatttcaaatgaatgctgttttTTGACTGTTTAATTATCAAATATTCCTGAAAAACAATGTTTCacaattttcacaaaatattaagcagcacagctgtttttgacattgataatcatcagaaatgtttattgagcagcaaatcatcatattagaatgatttctgaaggatcatgtgacagactggagtaatgatgctgaaaattcagctttgatcacaggaataaattatattttaaagtatgttacattattataaaatgtaattgtttttactgtatttttgatcaaataaatgcaccaTAAGAGacctcaaaaacatttttaaaaaaatcgaCCCTAGAGTTTTATATATTACAcaataatattacattatatgtgCATGATATTTATGACATATTTTCTACCCAAAACATAAATGGACAGCATAAAAACTCACCTTCAATCCTGAGCAGCTAAATTCTGCACTACCTTGATCGTGAATATTGGCCTTGCTTTTATAGTGTAACCACACCAATaccttttgcttttttttttggccttatttttgggggtttttttgtcCTTATTTGTACAATAACTATTGCCTGAAATAAAAGCAACAACATACCAGGATGTTGGCTGACCCAAAATTTCTTAATATCTGTGATCGCTTCCTTTTATTTAATGCTATCATGTTCAAAACATTGCCTTTGATTCTTATTCTGTGCGCTGCTCTCTAAGGGGAAATCAAATATCCAGAGACCCTCTCATTTGACAGAATGGTTTTTCAAAGAATAGGATATCGGGTGATGGTACCCGATTAGATGGAAATGGCAATAGGGTGGTGGAGACCAAAGCAGCTGTCTGTCCAGTATCActgtatccaccttatttttcctGTAAAAATGGGCACAGTCATTTCCCGACAGCGGCTAATGAATCGGAGGTCTTGCACATTTACAGAAAACAGCTTACTTCCgtgttaaaaaaataagatgGATAGATGTATCCTCAGGGGAGAGCTCTACCGAGAAGGAAGAGTTTGCCATTTATCTGAAGATCCTCCTTGGATGTAGTGCATCTGGATTCACATGAAATTTGATCAGAAAAATATCGTCAATTTTTCTCCTCTCATTGTTTGAAACTTGAATGAGATGCCAATTACGAAATTCTTATTATTGGTGCTGCATTGTCTGTTATTGCATATAATATGTTCAGGATGTCCAGCCATTGCATGTTACTGTGATTCTTTTTCCCTTGAGGTGGTCAGTTACAGAAACATGGTGCATATTTCTGAAACAAAAATGCTCTTGCAGGGGATGTAGGGAAGGCAAATGTATGGTACTGCatcttaaatgaaaattaatggACAAAATGTGTGGGAGATGCTAACAGAGAGGACGATAGTTTATATTttaaggat
Above is a genomic segment from Megalobrama amblycephala isolate DHTTF-2021 linkage group LG14, ASM1881202v1, whole genome shotgun sequence containing:
- the LOC125246100 gene encoding uncharacterized protein LOC125246100 isoform X3 produces the protein MREHSLNPTRRECVVVAKAITQKYPNSFLDKNEEGELIGCGYFSVINQLKTRVEYLNRGNSLSRLRKHKRTQRDDEDGDDDQPAVATCARIDSYGCVRWQPEDYPDGETSASLVEKKLEMMDIFSREGLKGTERGRVEDLMAITYAKQREYINAKPSPSILDVGKEWPFLFSQKFLLSHFTTLTNVELYTRLNEDLDKKGKRLLDFFSSQITKWRKEVRAVLKEAIKKDREGSDGLAAMLVMLAHFKEQEESLFLIADVDEPPIFQVNTGDYHSCRRRGPAVSPNHSKDHHAWRDNPDCKKMDAVDRGEGRNPTWCSHGGLHHCLGRSLRLLLCIQPRVSGGSQHNTGVCSEVFS
- the LOC125246100 gene encoding uncharacterized protein LOC125246100 isoform X1, with translation MREHSLNPTRRECVVVAKAITQKYPNSFLDKNEEGELIGCGYFSVINQLKTRVEYLNRGNSLSRLRKHKRTQRDDEDGDDDQPAVATCARIDSYGCVRWQPEDYPDGETSASLVEKKLEMMDIFSREGLKGTERGRVEDLMAITYAKQREYINAKPSPSILDVGKEWPFLFSQKFLLSHFTTLTNVELYTRLNEDLDKKGKRLLDFFSSQITKWRKEVRAVLKEAIKKDREGSDGLAAMLVMLAHFKEQEESLFLIADETTTLADAEAQLSLPITPRIIMLGETILTAKKWMLSIEGRVVIPPGAHMADFTTALAALFACYYVFNLEYQVEASTTLEFVQRFLVRINPDSNKCTAKEQMSKTTGRVVKRKTSYMNPHVISFIRDFTEFYLLAD
- the LOC125246100 gene encoding uncharacterized protein LOC125246100 isoform X2, which codes for MREHSLNPTRRECVVVAKAITQKYPNSFLDKNEEGELIGCGYFSVINQLKTRVEYLNRGNSLSRLRKHKRTQRDDEDGDDDQPAVATCARIDSYGCVRWQPEDYPDGETSASLVEKKLEMMDIFSREGLKGTERGRVEDLMAITYAKQREYINAKPSPSILDVGKEWPFLFSQKFLLSHFTTLTNVELYTRLNEDLDKKGKRLLDFFSSQITKWRKEVRAVLKEAIKKDREGSDGLAAMLVMLAHFKEQEESLFLIADQVDEPPIFQVNTGDYHSCRRRGPAVSPNHSKDHHAWRDNPDCKKMDAVDRGEGRNPTWCSHGGLHHCLGRSLRLLLCIQPRVSGGSQHNTGVCSEVFS
- the LOC125246113 gene encoding lipopolysaccharide-binding protein-like; this translates as MMFLWCVLVLVNLVSVATDSSAGVKVTLTQKGLEYGRQLGIDAIQQKLGTIKLSDISGSANVVVGNVEYSLTGMQIGKIGLGNSAVGLVPGTGVKLSVANGFINMRGNWEVKYFWFIKLSGSFELSVSELAISTNIAVKNDVTGRPTISIINCAASVGSVSVRFDGGPR